A single genomic interval of Dyella sp. GSA-30 harbors:
- a CDS encoding SlyX family protein encodes MSDLTLEQRLTELEVKLTFIDDTVNALAAADADQSQRIAALERIIRDLRSELSTMRLSQGHDPQSEPPPPHY; translated from the coding sequence TTGTCCGATCTCACGCTCGAGCAACGTCTGACCGAGTTGGAGGTGAAACTCACCTTCATCGACGACACGGTCAACGCCCTGGCAGCCGCCGATGCGGATCAGTCACAGCGTATTGCCGCGTTGGAGCGCATCATCCGCGATCTGCGTAGCGAGCTATCGACGATGCGCCTGTCGCAGGGGCACGATCCGCAAAGCGAACCGCCGCCCCCGCATTACTAA
- a CDS encoding DUF2058 family protein has product MAESLRDQLLKSGIVKQVREEKRASSPLAGKPQGKPSHQGKPAHRGHGKPQQQNAPRKDGEIDLAKAYAVRAQTEAAERKRAEQEAAEQARLKRERKQKIEKLLQDQSLNKADADQARHFEYGGKIRRVYLDAAQLVAINTGELGVVQQNGRYFVVTRAIAEQVRDIDAHMVALLVDPSAGGVGEDGVPDDLMW; this is encoded by the coding sequence ATGGCCGAATCCCTGCGCGATCAGCTGCTCAAAAGCGGCATCGTCAAACAGGTGCGCGAAGAGAAGCGCGCTTCGTCTCCGCTCGCCGGCAAGCCGCAAGGCAAGCCGTCGCATCAGGGCAAGCCTGCGCATCGCGGGCACGGTAAACCGCAGCAGCAGAACGCTCCGCGCAAGGACGGCGAGATCGATCTGGCCAAGGCTTATGCGGTGCGCGCGCAAACCGAAGCGGCCGAGCGCAAGCGTGCCGAACAGGAGGCCGCCGAGCAGGCGCGCCTGAAACGCGAGCGCAAGCAGAAAATCGAAAAACTGCTGCAGGACCAATCGTTGAACAAGGCCGACGCCGATCAGGCTCGCCATTTCGAATACGGCGGCAAGATCCGTCGCGTCTATCTCGATGCCGCGCAGCTTGTCGCGATCAACACGGGCGAACTCGGCGTGGTGCAGCAGAATGGTCGCTATTTTGTCGTGACGCGCGCGATCGCCGAGCAAGTGCGCGACATCGATGCGCATATGGTCGCCTTGCTGGTCGACCCTAGTGCTGGCGGTGTCGGCGAAGATGGCGTGCCGGATGATTTGATGTGGTGA
- the rpoE gene encoding RNA polymerase sigma factor RpoE, translating into MGENELDRALVERVQSGDKRAFDLLVRKYQHKVIGLISRYVNNYAECEDVAQEAFVRAWRAIGSFRGESAFYTWMYKIAVNTAKNHLVAMGRRPPTDDIAVEDAVFVPGADRMQESATPERELMRQEIEQTVFSTVQALPEELRTAITLREVEGLSYEEIAEAMDCPIGTVRSRIFRAREAIDEKLRPLLSDREDRKND; encoded by the coding sequence ATGGGCGAAAACGAACTGGATCGCGCGCTGGTCGAGCGAGTCCAAAGTGGGGACAAGCGGGCGTTTGACCTGTTGGTACGCAAGTACCAGCACAAGGTGATCGGCCTGATTTCGCGCTATGTGAACAACTATGCCGAGTGCGAGGACGTCGCCCAGGAGGCCTTTGTGCGCGCCTGGCGTGCCATCGGCTCGTTCCGCGGCGAGAGCGCGTTCTACACATGGATGTACAAGATCGCCGTCAATACCGCCAAAAACCATCTGGTGGCGATGGGACGGCGTCCGCCGACCGACGATATCGCCGTCGAAGATGCCGTTTTCGTGCCCGGTGCCGACCGCATGCAGGAAAGCGCCACACCCGAACGTGAATTAATGCGGCAGGAAATTGAACAAACCGTGTTTTCGACGGTCCAAGCCCTGCCAGAAGAACTGCGTACCGCCATTACCCTACGGGAAGTGGAGGGGCTCAGTTACGAAGAGATTGCCGAAGCCATGGATTGTCCGATAGGCACGGTGCGTTCGCGGATTTTCCGCGCTCGCGAGGCGATCGATGAAAAGCTGCGGCCGCTGCTGTCGGACCGCGAGGATCGTAAAAATGACTGA
- a CDS encoding UDP-glucose/GDP-mannose dehydrogenase family protein, protein MKVTIFGTGYVGLVTGACLAEMGNHVVCVDIDAGKVERLKRGEIPIYEPGLEPIVKRNHASGQLDFTTDPQPAIEHGQVIFIAVGTPPDEDGSADLKYVLSVARTIGQHLDRYAVVVNKSTVPVGTADRVRHAVAGELNARGAAVEFDVVSNPEFLKEGDAVEDCLRPDRIIIGSSSERAINVLRKLYAPFNRNHERTVVMDERSAELTKYAANAMLATKISFMNEIANIAERVGADVELVRQGIGSDPRIGYHFIYPGAGYGGSCFPKDVQALERTARGVGYDARLLAAVESVNHDQKLKLFELISQHFDGQLAGKTVALWGLAFKPNTDDMREASSRRLMEALWEAGAKVQAFDPEAREETHRVYGDRDDLRLCDNAYQALSGADVLAIVTEWKAFRSPDFARIRASLSSPAIFDGRNLYDPKQVEEAGLAYYGIGRGRSLRV, encoded by the coding sequence ATGAAAGTCACCATTTTCGGCACCGGTTACGTAGGTCTGGTCACTGGCGCCTGTCTGGCTGAAATGGGCAATCACGTGGTCTGCGTCGATATCGACGCGGGCAAGGTGGAGCGCCTGAAGCGCGGCGAGATTCCCATCTACGAGCCGGGCCTGGAGCCCATCGTCAAGCGCAACCACGCCAGCGGGCAACTGGATTTCACCACCGATCCGCAACCGGCGATCGAGCACGGTCAGGTGATTTTTATCGCCGTTGGCACGCCGCCGGACGAAGACGGCAGCGCCGATCTGAAATACGTGCTCAGCGTGGCCAGGACCATCGGCCAGCATCTGGATCGTTACGCCGTCGTAGTCAATAAATCCACCGTGCCGGTCGGTACCGCCGATCGCGTACGCCATGCGGTGGCCGGTGAGTTGAACGCGCGTGGTGCCGCCGTCGAATTCGACGTCGTGTCGAACCCGGAGTTTCTCAAAGAGGGCGATGCGGTCGAAGATTGCCTGCGCCCCGACCGCATCATCATCGGCAGCTCCAGCGAACGCGCCATCAATGTGCTGCGCAAGCTCTATGCGCCGTTCAACCGCAATCACGAGCGCACCGTCGTCATGGACGAGCGCTCGGCCGAACTGACCAAGTACGCCGCCAATGCGATGCTGGCGACCAAGATCAGTTTCATGAACGAGATCGCCAATATCGCCGAACGTGTAGGTGCCGACGTGGAGCTGGTGCGCCAGGGCATCGGCTCGGATCCGCGTATCGGGTATCACTTTATCTATCCGGGTGCGGGCTATGGTGGCTCGTGCTTCCCGAAAGATGTGCAGGCGCTCGAGCGTACGGCACGCGGCGTCGGTTACGACGCGCGTTTGCTCGCTGCCGTCGAATCGGTCAATCACGACCAGAAGCTCAAGCTGTTCGAGCTGATCAGCCAGCACTTCGATGGCCAGCTCGCCGGCAAGACCGTTGCCCTATGGGGTCTGGCCTTCAAGCCGAACACCGATGACATGCGCGAGGCGTCGAGCCGTCGGTTGATGGAAGCGTTGTGGGAGGCGGGCGCCAAGGTGCAGGCCTTCGATCCGGAGGCGCGCGAGGAGACTCATCGCGTTTACGGCGATCGCGACGATCTGAGGCTTTGCGATAACGCCTATCAAGCCTTGAGCGGCGCCGACGTGCTGGCTATCGTCACCGAATGGAAAGCCTTCCGCAGCCCCGATTTCGCGCGCATTCGCGCCAGCCTGAGCAGTCCAGCGATTTTCGATGGCCGTAATCTGTACGATCCCAAGCAGGTCGAAGAAGCCGGCCTGGCGTACTACGGTATCGGCCGTGGCCGAAGCTTGAGGGTTTAA
- a CDS encoding DegQ family serine endoprotease, with protein MSGFILRTAACCALVGLASIGSVQAQNAPATTGSLPDFTGIVQQNASAVVHVEAKYSGKRANKTVRRGQQQGPDSDSPDGDDPNDILRRFFGMPMMPSPEEQARTSLGSGFIISHDGYIITNTHVVDDADTVSVRLQDRRTLTAKVVGSDPQYDIALLKVDAGGNLPAVSIGDSRALKPGQWVLAIGSPFGFDYTVTQRIVSAIGRNLGGQDQPYTSFIQTDVPINRGNSGGPLFNLQGQVVGVNSQIYSNTGGYLGVAFSIPIDVAMSAVKQIKEHGYVSRGMLGVTVQPLTDEMVKALKLPDANGAMVADVSKDSGAEKAGIHPGDVVLAFNGQRVNQASDLPPLVGMTPPGTKATLQILRNGKKEDVPVAVGELPRDKNAALASKSGSEQPGARAGSSLLGLTVQEIDSATRKQLGLKAGEGVVVANVTGRVAAQAGLRQGDVILRVNQTPVTSAASFREATKDVKAGSTVLLLVRRDDRSSFIGLTVPGDKDDE; from the coding sequence ATGAGTGGATTTATCTTGCGCACGGCGGCTTGCTGCGCCCTGGTCGGGTTGGCATCCATCGGCAGTGTGCAGGCGCAAAATGCCCCTGCGACAACAGGCAGCCTGCCGGATTTCACCGGTATCGTGCAGCAGAACGCGTCGGCCGTTGTGCATGTCGAGGCCAAGTACAGCGGCAAGCGCGCCAACAAAACCGTGCGTCGCGGGCAGCAACAGGGGCCCGATTCCGACAGTCCCGATGGCGACGATCCGAACGACATCCTGCGCCGCTTCTTCGGCATGCCGATGATGCCTTCGCCCGAAGAGCAGGCGCGTACGTCGCTGGGTTCGGGCTTCATCATCTCGCACGATGGCTACATCATTACCAATACGCACGTAGTGGACGACGCGGACACCGTCAGCGTGCGCCTGCAGGATCGCCGCACGTTGACCGCCAAGGTCGTCGGCAGCGATCCGCAATACGACATCGCGCTATTGAAGGTCGATGCTGGCGGCAACCTGCCTGCAGTGAGCATTGGTGATTCGCGCGCGTTGAAGCCCGGCCAGTGGGTGCTGGCGATCGGTTCGCCGTTCGGCTTCGACTACACCGTGACCCAGCGCATCGTCAGTGCGATCGGCCGCAACCTCGGTGGTCAGGACCAGCCGTATACCTCGTTCATCCAGACCGACGTGCCGATCAATCGCGGCAATTCCGGCGGTCCGCTGTTCAACCTGCAAGGTCAGGTCGTCGGCGTGAACTCGCAGATCTATTCCAATACCGGCGGTTATCTCGGTGTGGCGTTCTCGATCCCGATCGACGTGGCGATGAGCGCGGTCAAGCAGATCAAGGAACATGGTTATGTGTCACGCGGCATGCTGGGCGTGACCGTGCAGCCATTGACCGACGAGATGGTCAAGGCACTCAAGCTGCCTGATGCCAATGGCGCCATGGTTGCCGATGTGAGCAAGGACAGCGGGGCCGAGAAGGCCGGCATCCATCCCGGTGATGTCGTGCTGGCATTCAACGGCCAACGCGTCAATCAGGCCTCGGACCTGCCGCCATTGGTCGGCATGACGCCGCCTGGCACCAAGGCGACCCTGCAGATCCTGCGCAACGGTAAGAAAGAGGACGTCCCGGTTGCGGTTGGCGAACTGCCGCGCGACAAGAACGCCGCCTTGGCGAGCAAGAGCGGTAGCGAGCAGCCCGGTGCGCGTGCCGGTTCGTCCCTTTTGGGGCTGACCGTGCAGGAGATCGACAGCGCTACCCGTAAGCAGCTGGGCCTGAAGGCCGGCGAGGGCGTGGTCGTGGCCAATGTCACCGGTCGCGTGGCAGCCCAGGCCGGTTTGCGCCAAGGCGATGTGATCCTGCGCGTCAACCAGACTCCCGTCACCAGCGCCGCCTCGTTCCGTGAGGCCACCAAGGACGTGAAGGCGGGAAGCACCGTGTTGCTGCTGGTGCGCCGTGACGATCGCAGTTCGTTTATCGGGCTGACCGTGCCGGGCGACAAGGACGACGAGTAA
- a CDS encoding FKBP-type peptidyl-prolyl cis-trans isomerase — protein sequence MKHFLRPTLTAAALAVALGMTAGVHAQAAKSGAAGTVDKTKASYVVGWDLASSLPPLVRDEVDPATVARAVQSALSGQKPTMSEAEYKATKEAFVTQLQAKAKAEYTQVAAKNKTEGDAFIAKNKSAAGVKTTASGLQYQVISQGSGARPGPNDTVQVNYVGTFVNGEAFDDSSKHEGGGPASIPLAGVIPGFREGLQLMQTGGHYKFFIPSSLAYGAQPQNGFPPNATIIFDVTLVKTGPTPAGGGDGAGK from the coding sequence ATGAAGCATTTTCTGCGTCCCACGCTGACGGCGGCCGCTCTGGCCGTTGCGCTGGGTATGACCGCCGGGGTCCACGCTCAGGCCGCCAAGTCGGGCGCAGCGGGCACGGTCGACAAGACCAAGGCCAGCTATGTGGTCGGTTGGGATCTGGCCAGCTCGTTGCCGCCGCTCGTGCGCGACGAAGTTGATCCGGCGACCGTCGCCCGCGCTGTCCAGTCCGCGTTGTCGGGCCAGAAGCCGACCATGTCGGAAGCTGAGTACAAGGCGACCAAGGAAGCCTTCGTGACCCAGCTGCAGGCCAAGGCCAAGGCCGAGTACACCCAGGTGGCCGCCAAGAACAAGACCGAAGGCGACGCCTTCATCGCCAAGAACAAGTCCGCCGCTGGCGTGAAGACCACGGCTTCGGGCCTGCAGTACCAGGTCATCAGCCAGGGTTCGGGTGCACGCCCGGGTCCGAACGACACCGTGCAGGTCAACTACGTCGGCACCTTCGTCAATGGCGAAGCGTTTGACGATTCGTCCAAGCACGAAGGTGGTGGCCCGGCCTCGATCCCGCTCGCTGGCGTGATCCCGGGTTTCCGTGAAGGCCTGCAGCTGATGCAGACCGGCGGTCACTACAAGTTCTTCATCCCGTCGAGCCTGGCCTACGGCGCACAGCCGCAGAACGGCTTCCCGCCGAACGCGACCATCATCTTCGACGTGACCCTCGTCAAGACCGGTCCGACCCCGGCTGGCGGCGGCGACGGCGCGGGCAAGTAA
- a CDS encoding 3-hydroxyacyl-CoA dehydrogenase NAD-binding domain-containing protein yields the protein MFEGLRFNHWKTSLDDSGIVTLSLDRADAHVNAISRDVLDELGQIVERLAIEKPAGVLIHSAKPFGFAVGADIKEFVKYAQHGSVLENIENGQRVYEALARLPCPTVAAIHGACMGGGTELILACRQRVAADDEKTRIGLPEVMLGIHPGWGGTARLPRLIGATEALPIMLTGRALSGKRALALGLVDRLAPPTELLAEARSLLRRPHARPFALRAKAWATNIWPVRQVLAPMVLKQTAAKVRKEHYPAPFATIDVWRRGGSSINQRLKLEAKSVAKLAQTPTAQNLIRMFFLQERLKSQGSGIEHGIEHVHVVGAGVMGGDIAAWAAFKGFNVTLQDREMKFIQPALDRARELYEKKLKNPDKVQSTIARLRADVEGNGIKEADLAIEAIFENAQAKEALYATIEPQFQADEILASNTSSIPLAELSKGLQKPEHFLGLHFFNPVAQMPLVEVVRHDRLDPAFEKRALAFCKAIGKLPIAVKGTPGFLVNRILMPYLLEAMRLYNEGIPGPVLDREAKKFGMPMGPIELADTVGLDVCASVGKELAPFLGLELPAGLEDKLEAGKRGKKDGQGLYTWHEGKPQKPEVDPDYVVPADLQDRMILPMVNEAVACLGDGVVDDADLLDAGVIFGTGFAPFRGGPIQYLRSEGVGVVRGKLERLAQRYGERFAPKGGWEHPALAKTGFEFEDV from the coding sequence ATGTTCGAAGGATTGCGCTTCAACCATTGGAAGACGAGCCTGGACGACAGCGGCATCGTCACCCTCTCCCTCGACCGGGCCGACGCCCATGTCAACGCGATCTCGCGTGACGTGCTCGACGAGCTGGGTCAGATCGTCGAACGCCTGGCGATCGAAAAGCCTGCCGGCGTGCTGATTCATTCGGCCAAGCCCTTTGGCTTTGCGGTGGGCGCCGATATCAAGGAATTCGTGAAGTACGCCCAGCATGGCAGCGTGCTGGAAAACATCGAGAACGGCCAGCGCGTCTATGAAGCCCTGGCGCGCCTGCCCTGCCCGACCGTCGCCGCCATCCACGGCGCCTGCATGGGCGGTGGCACCGAGCTGATCCTGGCTTGCCGCCAGCGTGTGGCGGCCGACGATGAGAAGACCCGGATCGGCCTGCCCGAAGTCATGTTGGGCATCCATCCCGGTTGGGGCGGCACCGCTCGCCTGCCGCGGTTGATCGGTGCGACCGAAGCGCTGCCGATCATGCTGACCGGCCGCGCCCTGTCGGGCAAGCGTGCCCTCGCCCTGGGCCTGGTCGACCGGCTCGCCCCTCCCACCGAGTTATTGGCCGAAGCGCGCAGCCTGCTGCGCCGCCCGCACGCTCGTCCTTTCGCACTGCGAGCCAAGGCCTGGGCAACCAATATCTGGCCGGTGCGTCAGGTACTCGCGCCCATGGTGCTCAAGCAGACCGCCGCCAAGGTACGCAAGGAACACTATCCGGCGCCGTTCGCCACCATTGACGTATGGCGTCGCGGCGGCAGCAGCATCAACCAGCGTCTGAAATTGGAGGCCAAATCGGTCGCCAAGCTGGCGCAGACGCCGACGGCGCAAAACCTGATCCGCATGTTCTTTCTGCAAGAGCGTTTGAAATCGCAAGGCAGCGGCATCGAGCACGGCATCGAGCATGTGCACGTCGTCGGTGCAGGCGTCATGGGTGGCGATATCGCTGCCTGGGCTGCCTTCAAAGGCTTCAACGTCACGTTGCAGGACCGTGAGATGAAGTTCATCCAGCCAGCGCTGGATCGTGCGCGCGAGCTGTACGAGAAGAAACTCAAGAACCCGGACAAGGTACAGTCCACGATCGCCCGTCTGCGTGCCGATGTCGAAGGCAACGGCATCAAGGAAGCGGACCTCGCCATCGAGGCCATCTTCGAAAACGCGCAAGCCAAGGAAGCGCTCTACGCGACGATCGAGCCGCAATTCCAGGCCGACGAAATCCTGGCCAGCAATACCTCGAGCATCCCGCTTGCCGAACTCAGCAAGGGTCTGCAAAAGCCCGAGCACTTCCTCGGCTTGCACTTCTTCAATCCGGTCGCGCAGATGCCGCTGGTGGAAGTGGTGCGCCATGACCGCCTCGACCCGGCGTTTGAAAAGCGCGCACTCGCCTTTTGCAAAGCGATCGGCAAGTTGCCGATCGCGGTGAAAGGCACGCCCGGCTTCCTGGTCAACCGCATCCTGATGCCGTATCTGCTCGAAGCGATGCGCCTGTACAACGAAGGCATCCCAGGCCCGGTGCTGGACAGGGAGGCGAAGAAGTTCGGCATGCCGATGGGGCCGATCGAACTGGCCGACACCGTCGGCCTGGATGTGTGCGCCTCGGTCGGTAAGGAGCTGGCACCTTTCCTCGGCTTGGAATTGCCGGCGGGCCTGGAAGACAAGCTCGAAGCCGGCAAACGCGGCAAGAAGGACGGCCAGGGGCTTTATACCTGGCACGAAGGCAAGCCGCAGAAACCGGAAGTCGACCCTGATTACGTTGTGCCAGCCGATCTGCAGGACCGCATGATTCTGCCGATGGTCAACGAAGCGGTTGCCTGCCTGGGCGATGGCGTGGTCGATGATGCCGATCTGCTCGATGCGGGCGTCATCTTCGGCACGGGGTTTGCGCCGTTCCGTGGTGGTCCAATTCAATATCTGCGCAGCGAAGGTGTTGGTGTAGTGCGCGGGAAGCTCGAACGGTTGGCGCAGCGTTATGGCGAGCGCTTTGCACCCAAGGGTGGGTGGGAGCATCCGGCGTTGGCCAAGACGGGGTTTGAGTTTGAGGATGTTTGA
- a CDS encoding sigma-E factor negative regulatory protein, producing the protein MTEVNRENLSAGMDGQLSKEELRFLLRRFESDASLSQAWARYHLARDGLRRELPSVASEGFAARVMLAIDQDTMITVAPQGRRRWLHWSAGGAIAASVAIAALLVTQPAGQEGSDRGSPLVAANNGATVSPVTQAVPTHNNAAPAQAPAWLNSYASLPSQLSERASATIDANEGPLFYSQSDKLSPYQVRGYRVVNHGNGSYLLISPDQAVPQQSVPQARAVGQ; encoded by the coding sequence ATGACTGAAGTCAATCGCGAAAACCTTTCTGCCGGAATGGACGGCCAGCTCTCCAAAGAGGAGCTGCGCTTTCTGCTGCGCCGGTTCGAATCCGATGCCTCGCTGTCCCAGGCCTGGGCGCGCTATCACCTCGCCCGCGATGGGCTGCGGCGCGAGCTGCCGTCGGTAGCCTCCGAGGGCTTTGCCGCCCGGGTGATGCTGGCGATCGACCAGGACACGATGATTACGGTGGCCCCGCAAGGCCGTCGACGCTGGCTGCACTGGTCGGCTGGCGGCGCGATTGCCGCAAGCGTGGCCATCGCCGCGCTGCTGGTGACACAGCCGGCAGGTCAGGAAGGCAGCGATCGCGGCTCGCCGCTGGTGGCTGCCAATAACGGCGCAACCGTTTCGCCGGTGACGCAGGCCGTACCGACACACAACAATGCAGCTCCCGCGCAGGCGCCGGCGTGGCTCAATAGCTATGCCTCGCTTCCTTCGCAATTGAGCGAGCGGGCATCGGCCACAATCGATGCCAACGAAGGTCCGCTGTTCTACTCGCAGAGCGACAAGCTGTCGCCCTATCAGGTCCGCGGCTACCGCGTGGTCAACCATGGCAACGGCAGCTACCTGCTGATCAGTCCGGATCAGGCGGTGCCTCAGCAGTCCGTGCCGCAGGCCCGCGCCGTCGGTCAATGA
- a CDS encoding bifunctional diguanylate cyclase/phosphodiesterase, producing the protein MDKAATGVLIIAAQRELRRELFDLFDHEELHPVVYSARDLTHARQLLQEQPKLDLAVLVCDGDARHTRQNVETLRQWPSCTATPLLLILTESSGLKPSELPAEVADWLYASQIANELIGRWRRLAHLSAPVVALPTATASPGDRGDYRFAFDEADTEWVVVDPVRERIIESSVAMIRHSGLSLARLSRLPIAELFQFEQADLHKLIGEGSRQWHRCKRLSASGSDSGQANARKVRHQGRDAVAFSFRSDRPAARAEPALDLLTRLFNSGGGDDGVEAAAKLLYDALDLDYFALWSARPEESSAPTQLLQLWRGENQTWPSPGLQSSLRLVLNGQPMLHQGDARRLAAVDPLLEQLALNGFAGLPLLDERRNVLGALLVGTHHPFGNMDILGPTLRIAATRFAHALELKRTREQGRAEGLLDALTGLPNRLLFNDRLDMIIREATRTGECFALLFVDLDRFKTINDTLGHAVGDQVLITATQRLRTSVRASDTVARYAGDEFVVVLRHIVKNEDVLRIAEKIVQVMQAPLRIDDGTELQVTTSIGVSFYPDDADDAETLLKHADEAMYAAKSLGRNNFQIYEVSAEQAQQQNLALKSRLRHAESNGELRVFFQPQVDAKTEDIVGMEALVRWEHPELGYIGPGFFIPLAEETGLIISIGEWVLRAACRLAQEWERKFGLRLRLGVNLSAVQLMQPNFLDVVSSVLQETGLDPGLLEMEITESISIKAAPNLMENLHGLHKLGCRIAIDDFGTGAASLDYLRKLPADRIKIDQSFVRNIGVDPDDEAIVRTTIEMAHRLKRGVVAEGVEIEQHLQFLRNNHCDELQGYLFCRPLPVPTFEKLLSERQRLIATAGD; encoded by the coding sequence ATGGACAAGGCCGCCACCGGTGTTCTGATCATAGCCGCCCAGCGTGAGCTGCGCCGGGAGCTGTTCGATCTGTTCGACCACGAAGAACTGCACCCGGTGGTCTATTCGGCGCGCGATCTCACCCATGCCCGTCAGTTGCTGCAGGAACAGCCCAAGCTCGATCTGGCCGTGCTGGTTTGCGACGGCGACGCGCGACACACGCGCCAGAACGTCGAAACGCTACGCCAATGGCCATCGTGCACGGCAACGCCGCTGCTGCTGATACTGACCGAAAGCTCAGGGCTGAAGCCCAGCGAGCTGCCTGCCGAAGTGGCTGACTGGCTGTATGCGTCGCAGATCGCCAACGAGCTGATCGGTCGCTGGCGGCGTCTTGCGCACCTGTCCGCGCCGGTCGTGGCGCTGCCGACGGCGACCGCGTCACCGGGCGATCGCGGCGACTATCGCTTTGCGTTCGACGAGGCCGATACCGAGTGGGTGGTAGTCGACCCGGTGCGCGAACGGATCATCGAGTCGAGCGTCGCCATGATTCGCCATAGCGGCTTGTCGTTGGCGCGGCTGTCCAGGCTACCGATCGCCGAGCTGTTCCAGTTCGAACAGGCAGACCTCCACAAGCTGATCGGCGAAGGCTCTCGCCAATGGCATCGTTGCAAGCGTCTTTCGGCCAGCGGCAGCGATAGCGGCCAGGCCAATGCACGCAAGGTCAGGCACCAGGGGCGGGATGCGGTAGCGTTCTCGTTTCGCAGCGACCGCCCGGCCGCACGCGCGGAACCCGCATTGGATCTGCTCACGCGTCTGTTCAATTCGGGCGGCGGCGACGATGGCGTCGAGGCGGCTGCCAAACTGCTTTACGACGCTCTGGACCTGGATTACTTCGCACTATGGTCGGCGCGGCCGGAAGAAAGCAGCGCACCTACCCAGCTGTTGCAGCTGTGGCGCGGCGAAAACCAGACCTGGCCGAGCCCCGGCCTGCAAAGCTCGCTGCGTCTGGTACTCAATGGTCAACCGATGCTGCACCAGGGTGATGCGCGCCGTCTGGCCGCGGTCGATCCGTTGCTCGAACAGCTTGCTCTCAATGGTTTTGCCGGTCTGCCCTTGCTCGACGAGCGGCGCAATGTGCTTGGTGCATTGCTCGTGGGCACGCATCATCCGTTCGGCAATATGGACATTCTCGGACCAACCTTGCGCATTGCCGCGACGCGTTTCGCGCATGCGCTGGAACTCAAGCGCACGCGGGAGCAGGGACGTGCCGAAGGCCTGCTCGATGCGCTGACCGGCTTGCCCAACCGGCTGCTGTTCAACGATCGCCTGGACATGATCATTCGCGAGGCGACCCGCACGGGCGAGTGCTTCGCGTTGCTATTCGTCGATCTGGATCGTTTCAAGACTATCAACGACACGCTCGGTCATGCCGTGGGCGATCAGGTGCTGATCACCGCCACCCAGCGCCTGCGGACCAGCGTGCGCGCGTCCGACACCGTGGCCCGTTACGCTGGTGATGAATTTGTGGTGGTGCTCCGGCACATCGTCAAGAACGAAGACGTGTTGCGTATCGCCGAGAAGATCGTGCAGGTCATGCAGGCACCGCTGCGGATCGATGACGGTACCGAATTGCAGGTCACCACCTCCATCGGCGTCAGCTTCTATCCGGACGACGCCGACGATGCGGAAACCTTGCTCAAGCACGCCGATGAGGCGATGTACGCGGCCAAGAGCCTGGGTCGCAATAATTTTCAGATCTACGAAGTCAGCGCCGAACAGGCGCAGCAGCAGAATCTCGCGCTGAAATCGCGCCTGCGCCATGCCGAGAGCAACGGCGAGCTGCGCGTCTTCTTCCAGCCGCAGGTCGATGCCAAGACCGAGGACATCGTCGGCATGGAGGCGCTGGTCCGCTGGGAGCATCCGGAGCTGGGCTACATCGGCCCCGGTTTCTTCATCCCGCTGGCCGAGGAAACCGGGCTGATCATTTCGATCGGCGAGTGGGTGCTACGCGCGGCCTGCCGTCTGGCCCAGGAGTGGGAGCGAAAATTCGGGTTGCGGCTGCGCCTCGGTGTGAACCTGTCCGCCGTGCAGTTGATGCAGCCCAATTTCCTCGACGTGGTCTCCTCGGTCTTGCAGGAAACCGGGCTCGATCCCGGCCTGCTGGAAATGGAGATCACCGAGAGCATCAGCATCAAGGCCGCGCCGAATCTGATGGAAAACCTGCACGGGTTGCACAAGCTCGGCTGCCGCATCGCGATCGACGATTTCGGTACGGGTGCGGCCTCGCTGGACTATCTACGCAAGTTGCCGGCGGACCGGATCAAGATCGACCAGAGCTTCGTGCGCAATATCGGCGTCGATCCGGACGACGAAGCAATCGTGCGTACCACCATTGAGATGGCTCACCGCCTCAAGCGCGGTGTCGTGGCCGAGGGGGTGGAGATCGAACAGCATCTGCAGTTCCTGCGCAACAACCACTGCGACGAATTGCAGGGCTATCTGTTCTGCCGCCCGCTGCCGGTGCCCACCTTTGAGAAACTGCTGTCCGAGCGCCAGCGTCTGATCGCCACCGCCGGCGATTGA